The genomic segment TATTTTGGTAGTTAGACAAGGGTGAGAACATCATAATTTTGCTAACATTAATAATATCAAATCCTTAAGTATTAAATAGCATAATACTTTTGACAGAACCACGTATAAATAAAGGAGGATTAACATGCAAAAGAAGCTCACTCTAACAATAGATGAGGAAGTATATGAAGGCCTTCATAAGACCATCGGCCCCGGTAAAATCAGTAAATTTGTCGAGGAATTGGTTCGCCCGCATGTAATACGCCCGAATCTGGAATTGGCCTACTCCCAAATGTCAAAAGACAAAAAGCGAGAGGCAGAAGCCTTGGATTGGGCAGAGATGACTTTTAAGGACATAGCGCATGAAAAGAGGTGAAGTACTGTAAGCAAATTGCGCCTCTTTAAGCGAATGGGTATTATTTCAGAAGAAGATATGCTCAGGATAAGCGAGACGATCAAAGTCCAATTGGATATTTACTGAAGGCTGGATTGCAAGCGAATCCAGCGGAAGAAGTGAGACTGCTCCGCTGAGCTTGACCGTGAGGGGTATCATTTTGACCCTTTCGGCTCTTGAGGAACAATACGAACCGAATTTGCCGTCGCCGTCACCCCCGGAATATCCCACAGGAAGATAATTTCAGGCTTGATGTCGCCGCTGCTCTCTTCTTGTTGGAGATAGGTTTGATACTGAACAGCGGCGGTGATTACTTTCGGAGTAATCAAC from the Candidatus Latescibacter sp. genome contains:
- a CDS encoding addiction module antitoxin; amino-acid sequence: MQKKLTLTIDEEVYEGLHKTIGPGKISKFVEELVRPHVIRPNLELAYSQMSKDKKREAEALDWAEMTFKDIAHEKR